One Candidatus Korarchaeota archaeon NZ13-K DNA segment encodes these proteins:
- a CDS encoding DUF86 domain-containing protein gives MTRIAREVYERLVGEAKEAIEEMKDITSMSRDDFIKSRRARFSLRYSIVMAVEALADLAIAILEKDFNEVVESYREAFMKLLEKGIISAEIAESMVKLVSLRNLIVHRYWVINDLRIYEEAKRGGIKVLEEFISEVSRYVEAEDP, from the coding sequence TTGACAAGGATCGCTAGAGAAGTTTACGAGAGGCTTGTAGGAGAAGCTAAAGAGGCTATAGAAGAAATGAAGGATATTACCTCAATGAGTAGAGATGATTTTATAAAGTCTAGAAGAGCTAGATTCAGCCTTAGATACTCCATAGTTATGGCTGTCGAGGCACTAGCTGACTTAGCCATAGCAATACTTGAGAAAGATTTCAACGAAGTGGTTGAGTCGTATAGAGAGGCTTTCATGAAGCTTTTAGAGAAGGGCATTATAAGTGCTGAGATAGCCGAATCCATGGTCAAACTTGTTAGTCTTAGAAATCTTATTGTGCATAGGTATTGGGTGATTAATGATCTCAGAATATACGAGGAGGCTAAGAGAGGAGGTATTAAGGTACTAGAGGAATTTATCTCCGAGGTGTCAAGGTATGTCGAAGCTGAGGATCCGTGA